The following proteins are encoded in a genomic region of Acidobacteriota bacterium:
- a CDS encoding phosphoribosylanthranilate isomerase, with translation MALPRIKICCISSESEAALAIDAGADAIGLVGKMPSGPGPIADELIYRIARSVPPPIATFLLTSEQTPQGIIKHHQRTKTNTIQIVDELHGRDYAPIREALPHVKLVRVVHVTGERSVDEAAELAEFVDAILLDSGNPSLEIKELGGTGRRHDWSLSRRIVETCGKPVFLAGGLDPDNVREAIDSVRPYGLDICSGVRTDGLLDSQKLEKFLSGVHK, from the coding sequence ATGGCTTTGCCGCGAATAAAGATCTGCTGTATTTCTAGCGAGAGCGAGGCTGCGTTAGCGATAGATGCCGGGGCGGACGCAATTGGGCTTGTCGGGAAGATGCCTTCCGGGCCGGGGCCGATCGCTGATGAATTGATCTATCGCATTGCCAGGTCCGTGCCGCCGCCGATCGCAACGTTCTTACTGACGTCCGAACAGACGCCGCAGGGAATTATCAAGCATCATCAGCGAACTAAGACGAATACTATTCAGATCGTCGACGAACTGCATGGACGCGATTATGCGCCGATCCGCGAGGCCTTGCCGCATGTGAAGTTGGTGCGGGTCGTGCATGTGACGGGCGAGCGGTCGGTGGACGAAGCGGCCGAACTGGCTGAGTTTGTGGACGCGATACTGCTTGACAGCGGGAATCCGTCATTAGAAATAAAAGAGCTTGGCGGAACAGGGCGGCGGCACGATTGGTCGTTGTCGCGGCGGATCGTCGAGACCTGCGGCAAGCCCGTTTTCCTCGCGGGCGGACTCGATCCCGACAACGTTCGCGAAGCCATCGACTCGGTCCGGCCTTACGGACTCGATATTTGCTCGGGCGTGCGGACGGACGGACTACTTGATTCCCAGAAACTAGAAAAGTTTCTCAGCGGCGTCCATAAATAA
- the lysC gene encoding lysine-sensitive aspartokinase 3: MKFGGTSVGDVAAFERVFHIVSTQIARHPVVVVSAMTKVTDALLSAFEVAKKGDFAEAIATLEPHFDRHVEVSRQFIPDGTPNAFNGELEFARGELADLLIRVSRRSLPLSMLKDAIVSYGEQLSSRLLAEVLKAKGLNTRQVDARRLIVTDDEYGAAQPLIDETNELVRLELEPLIAAGEVPIMGGFIAANRGGETTTLGRGGSDYSAAIVAAALGANELQIWTDVTGVMTCDPRICDSARTIPVLSYEEAAELAYFGAKVLHPKTIKPAVDNSIPVRVCNTFEPDEIGTMVRADSAEAPNKIKSIAHKKNITILRISSARMLGSYGFMSAVFQVFERFRTVIDVISTSEVSIALTLDNTAELDKIVTELERLGDVEVDPGYAVICVVGEGLRASTGLASKVFSTIKDVNVALISHGASSVNLTFVIKEDEVADVIKKLHMQFFSLMNN, encoded by the coding sequence ATGAAATTCGGCGGTACGTCGGTCGGCGACGTGGCTGCCTTTGAGCGCGTTTTTCATATCGTTTCCACGCAGATAGCACGACATCCGGTCGTAGTCGTTTCGGCGATGACGAAGGTGACGGATGCTCTGCTTTCTGCATTCGAGGTAGCAAAGAAAGGCGATTTCGCCGAAGCAATCGCCACGCTCGAACCGCATTTTGACCGCCACGTCGAGGTTTCCAGGCAATTCATCCCTGACGGAACTCCGAATGCATTTAACGGCGAGTTGGAATTCGCCCGCGGCGAGCTTGCTGATCTGCTGATCCGCGTTTCCCGGCGTTCGCTGCCGCTGTCAATGCTCAAGGACGCGATCGTTTCGTACGGCGAACAGCTTTCGTCGCGGCTGTTGGCGGAGGTTTTGAAAGCCAAGGGTCTGAACACGAGGCAGGTCGATGCACGCCGTTTGATCGTCACCGACGACGAATACGGTGCCGCTCAACCGCTGATCGACGAGACCAACGAGCTCGTCAGGCTCGAACTCGAACCGCTGATCGCCGCCGGCGAAGTGCCGATCATGGGCGGCTTCATCGCGGCAAATCGCGGCGGCGAAACGACCACTTTGGGTCGTGGCGGCTCGGATTATTCGGCCGCGATTGTCGCCGCTGCTTTGGGTGCGAACGAGCTACAGATCTGGACCGACGTGACAGGCGTGATGACGTGCGACCCGCGCATTTGCGACTCGGCCAGGACGATCCCGGTCTTGAGCTACGAAGAAGCTGCGGAACTTGCCTACTTCGGTGCCAAGGTTTTGCACCCCAAAACGATCAAGCCGGCTGTGGATAATTCAATACCGGTTCGCGTTTGCAACACATTTGAACCAGACGAGATCGGCACGATGGTGCGTGCCGACAGTGCCGAGGCTCCGAACAAGATCAAATCGATCGCCCACAAGAAAAACATCACCATCTTGCGCATCTCGTCGGCTCGAATGCTCGGCAGCTACGGATTTATGAGCGCGGTGTTTCAGGTGTTCGAGCGGTTTCGAACCGTGATCGATGTCATCTCGACCTCAGAGGTTTCGATCGCCCTCACGCTCGACAACACCGCCGAACTAGACAAGATCGTGACTGAACTCGAACGCCTTGGCGACGTCGAGGTCGATCCCGGCTACGCCGTCATCTGCGTCGTCGGCGAAGGACTCCGAGCTTCGACCGGTTTGGCATCTAAGGTTTTCTCGACGATCAAAGACGTTAACGTTGCACTCATCTCGCATGGGGCCTCGAGTGTGAACCTGACATTTGTGATCAAAGAAGATGAAGTTGCGGACGTGATCAAGAAGCTGCATATGCAGTTCTTCAGTCTTATGAATAATTAG
- a CDS encoding RNB domain-containing ribonuclease, whose translation MIDNGFEPEFSAAVRDQMNAIQNAGEPNIDPSIKDLRSLLWSSIDNASSRDLDQIEWAERLPNGDIRVLVGIADVDALVPLYSPIDMHAAQNTVTVYTESMIFPMLPEELSTDMSSLNEGLDRLAVVADMTVKENGDVPESTFYRALVRNQGKLSYEKIGDFLDNDGEAPEDLQRLPELQGQIELQREAAKRLAAYRRAKGALEFESIESSAVMENGEVRGIVSVQPNSARKLIENFMVAANVEMAEFLEAHGSVSLRRVVKTPARWEGIVRIAAEYGENLPAEPDQPALAEFLAKRRAADPEHFPDLSLSVVKLIGSGEYVVERPGEDTGGHFGLAVRDYAHSTAPNRRFTDIVVQRLVKAVISAQPPPYSAEEIESIANHCNNQEKAARKVERKMRKIVAATVMQRHIGENFEAIVTGITPSGTFARILRPPVDGRIEQGEQGLDVGQKVNVRLLSADPRTGFIDFAARR comes from the coding sequence ATGATCGACAACGGCTTTGAGCCGGAATTCTCGGCAGCAGTTCGAGATCAGATGAATGCCATTCAAAATGCGGGTGAACCTAATATCGATCCGTCGATAAAGGATCTGCGTTCGCTGCTTTGGTCGTCGATCGACAACGCGAGTTCGCGCGATCTGGATCAGATCGAATGGGCCGAAAGGCTGCCGAACGGCGATATTCGCGTGCTTGTGGGTATCGCCGACGTTGACGCCCTTGTCCCGTTGTATTCGCCTATCGATATGCATGCCGCACAAAACACGGTGACGGTTTACACCGAGAGCATGATATTTCCGATGCTTCCTGAAGAGCTCTCGACCGATATGTCCTCGCTCAACGAAGGCCTCGATCGGCTCGCGGTCGTTGCCGATATGACCGTCAAGGAAAACGGCGATGTGCCGGAAAGCACATTCTACAGGGCGTTGGTCCGCAATCAGGGGAAACTATCGTACGAAAAGATCGGCGATTTTCTCGACAACGATGGAGAAGCGCCCGAAGACCTGCAGCGTCTGCCGGAATTGCAGGGCCAGATCGAACTTCAGCGCGAGGCCGCCAAGCGTCTTGCGGCCTATCGGCGTGCAAAGGGAGCTCTCGAATTCGAATCTATCGAATCCTCGGCCGTGATGGAGAATGGCGAGGTCAGAGGCATTGTCTCGGTCCAACCAAATTCTGCCCGTAAACTGATCGAGAATTTCATGGTCGCGGCAAACGTCGAAATGGCCGAATTCCTTGAGGCTCACGGCTCGGTTTCGCTTCGAAGGGTCGTAAAAACACCGGCCCGATGGGAAGGCATCGTCCGCATCGCCGCGGAATACGGCGAGAATTTACCGGCGGAACCGGACCAGCCGGCACTTGCCGAGTTTCTCGCGAAACGCAGGGCCGCCGACCCCGAGCATTTTCCCGATCTGTCGCTTTCCGTCGTTAAACTGATCGGCAGCGGTGAATACGTAGTTGAACGGCCGGGCGAGGACACCGGCGGACATTTTGGACTTGCTGTTCGTGACTATGCCCACTCGACAGCCCCGAACCGCCGTTTTACTGATATCGTCGTCCAGCGGCTTGTTAAAGCCGTGATATCGGCTCAACCGCCGCCGTATTCGGCTGAAGAGATCGAATCCATCGCAAACCACTGTAATAACCAGGAAAAGGCAGCCCGAAAGGTCGAGCGAAAGATGCGAAAGATCGTCGCCGCGACCGTTATGCAGCGGCACATTGGCGAGAATTTCGAGGCGATCGTCACCGGCATTACGCCAAGTGGCACTTTCGCCCGTATTCTAAGGCCGCCGGTCGACGGCCGTATCGAACAAGGCGAGCAAGGGCTTGACGTAGGCCAAAAGGTCAATGTCCGCCTTCTGTCCGCCGACCCGCGAACCGGCTTTATTGATTTTGCGGCCCGCCGCTGA
- a CDS encoding 2,3,4,5-tetrahydropyridine-2,6-dicarboxylate N-succinyltransferase has protein sequence MTAVYEDFKTALRRGEIRSAEKDAGGTWNANAWVKQGILLGFRMGKIVEMSKPTETLQFFDKDTFPLRPMTLEDGVRIVMGGSAIRDGSYVAPSVVVVPPAYINVGSYVDEGTMVDSHALVGSCAQIGKRVHLSAAAQIGGVLEPVGAVPVIIEDDVLVGGNTGVYEGTIVREGAVLASGVILTRSTPVFDLPNGRVIKSDGEKPLEIPAGAVVVQGSRAVSSGFGKENGLSIYCPIIVKYRDDKTDASTKLEDYLR, from the coding sequence ATGACCGCTGTGTACGAGGATTTTAAGACCGCCTTGCGGCGCGGCGAGATACGTTCTGCGGAGAAAGACGCCGGCGGAACATGGAACGCGAACGCGTGGGTCAAGCAGGGGATTCTGCTCGGATTCCGCATGGGCAAAATCGTCGAGATGTCCAAGCCGACAGAGACGCTGCAGTTTTTTGACAAAGATACGTTTCCGCTGCGCCCGATGACGCTCGAGGACGGTGTCAGGATCGTGATGGGCGGCTCCGCGATCAGGGACGGCAGCTATGTGGCGCCGAGTGTCGTGGTCGTGCCGCCGGCTTATATCAACGTCGGTTCTTACGTTGACGAGGGAACTATGGTCGACAGCCATGCGCTTGTCGGATCATGTGCACAGATCGGCAAACGCGTTCACCTGTCCGCGGCCGCCCAGATCGGCGGCGTGCTCGAACCGGTTGGCGCCGTGCCGGTAATTATCGAGGACGACGTTCTGGTCGGTGGGAACACGGGTGTTTACGAAGGGACGATAGTCCGCGAAGGAGCTGTTCTGGCCAGCGGCGTAATACTCACACGGTCCACACCGGTATTTGACCTGCCAAACGGCCGCGTTATCAAATCTGACGGCGAAAAACCGCTCGAGATCCCTGCTGGAGCTGTCGTTGTCCAGGGTTCGCGTGCGGTCTCAAGCGGTTTCGGCAAGGAGAACGGACTTTCGATCTATTGCCCGATCATCGTCAAATACCGCGACGACAAGACCGATGCCTCGACCAAGCTCGAAGACTATCTTCGTTAA
- a CDS encoding sphingosine kinase — MPPIEVIINASGGSFVEDETERSLADQFAACGIEANIRLARSGDQIAELTNAAVDSDAEIIVAGGGDGTISSVAAIVAASGKTFGVLPLGTLNNFSKDLGIPKDIDGAVRVIAAGHTAEIDLAEVNGRIFINNSSIGLYPRMVRKREQQQHRLGRGKWSAAFWATLRMFRLSPFLKVEIFVNGRLFLRKTPFVFVGNNEYEMEIYNIGRRPALGKGKLSIYFLHRGGRLGVIALLLRTITGTVRQWRDFEEVLTESVTIQTRRQRLHVAFDGEVELVDTPLRYKILPHALRVIVPAAKTEENA; from the coding sequence ATGCCGCCGATCGAAGTAATCATTAACGCCAGCGGCGGGAGTTTTGTCGAGGACGAGACCGAGCGGTCTTTGGCGGACCAGTTCGCCGCGTGCGGCATAGAGGCGAATATTCGTCTCGCGAGGTCGGGCGATCAGATCGCGGAGCTGACAAATGCCGCAGTTGACAGCGATGCCGAGATAATAGTGGCCGGGGGCGGTGACGGCACGATCAGTTCGGTCGCTGCGATCGTTGCGGCTTCGGGCAAAACTTTTGGCGTTCTTCCGCTCGGAACGCTCAATAATTTCTCCAAGGACCTTGGCATCCCGAAGGATATTGACGGGGCCGTCCGTGTCATAGCCGCCGGCCATACCGCCGAGATCGATCTCGCCGAGGTCAACGGGCGCATTTTCATCAACAATTCGAGCATCGGCCTTTATCCGCGGATGGTCAGAAAGCGTGAGCAGCAACAGCATCGTTTGGGCCGCGGCAAATGGAGTGCTGCGTTTTGGGCCACGTTACGTATGTTCCGGCTGTCGCCGTTCTTGAAGGTCGAGATCTTTGTGAACGGCAGGTTGTTCTTGCGCAAGACGCCATTCGTTTTTGTCGGGAACAACGAATACGAGATGGAGATCTATAATATTGGCCGCCGTCCGGCGCTCGGTAAGGGCAAGCTGAGCATATATTTTCTGCATCGCGGCGGGCGTTTGGGCGTGATCGCCCTGCTGCTTCGCACGATCACGGGCACGGTCAGACAATGGCGGGATTTTGAAGAGGTTTTGACCGAGTCCGTGACGATCCAGACCAGGCGACAACGCCTGCACGTTGCCTTTGACGGCGAGGTTGAATTGGTCGATACGCCGCTGCGATACAAAATATTGCCCCATGCCCTGCGTGTGATCGTCCCTGCTGCCAAAACGGAGGAAAATGCGTAA
- a CDS encoding 4-hydroxy-tetrahydrodipicolinate reductase — protein MKIALIGYGAMGKLIERVAAGRGHEIGVIIDDEDANSFPGEVAAKLKGCDAAIDFTVAMAVRRNVEACVMARVPVVLGTTGWNEQRGEIEHVVSAGNGSLVFGANFSIGVNLFYKIAEYASEVFAKFPEYEAFIEEQHHSRKLDSPSGTALKIKSIVEKHLNKDIAVAATRAGNIPGTHRVGFDGAADQILLEHTARSREGFASGAVLAAEWIAGKTGFYEFTDVLDEIIQTG, from the coding sequence ATGAAGATTGCTTTAATAGGTTACGGAGCGATGGGGAAGCTGATCGAGCGCGTTGCGGCTGGGCGCGGGCATGAGATCGGGGTGATCATTGATGACGAGGACGCGAATTCGTTTCCCGGCGAGGTTGCGGCAAAGTTGAAGGGCTGCGACGCGGCGATCGATTTTACGGTTGCGATGGCCGTAAGGCGAAATGTCGAGGCTTGCGTGATGGCCAGGGTTCCCGTGGTTTTGGGGACGACTGGTTGGAACGAACAGCGAGGCGAGATCGAGCATGTCGTCAGTGCCGGCAACGGAAGTTTGGTGTTCGGGGCCAATTTCTCGATCGGCGTGAACCTGTTCTACAAGATCGCGGAGTACGCCTCTGAGGTTTTTGCTAAATTCCCCGAGTACGAGGCGTTTATCGAAGAGCAACACCATTCCCGTAAGTTAGATTCGCCCTCGGGCACTGCCCTCAAGATCAAGAGCATCGTCGAGAAGCACCTTAACAAAGATATTGCAGTCGCGGCCACGCGGGCCGGTAACATTCCCGGCACGCACCGCGTCGGTTTCGACGGTGCGGCGGACCAGATCCTGCTCGAACACACCGCCCGCTCCCGCGAAGGCTTCGCGTCCGGTGCTGTTTTGGCCGCCGAATGGATCGCCGGGAAGACGGGCTTTTACGAATTCACCGATGTTCTAGATGAAATCATTCAAACAGGATAG
- a CDS encoding M20/M25/M40 family metallo-hydrolase: MELFQLTKQLMSIPSISGDEEAVGFWLRDHLESLGWTVELQKVTDTQNNIIAYLNDTPRVWLSTHMDTVPPFIAPAEDDEKIYGRGSCDAKGIIAAQITAAELLRRDGIEDIGLLYTVEEERASTGAKVANDHPLAAKCEYLINGEPTDNDLAIGSKGAFRAKIKTSGKAAHSAYPEMGDSAIEKLLDILEDVRHTKFPNDEFFGETTVNLATLDGGIALNVIPPHAECGILIRLTTPMEPIRDALENLIRDRGELEIMSYSLPVKMLAVDGFKQKVVRFTTDIPHLGIWGQPLLLGPGSILVAHTKDEFVLKKDLETAVELYVALVKRLLTA; this comes from the coding sequence ATGGAGCTGTTTCAACTAACAAAACAACTGATGTCGATCCCGTCCATTTCCGGCGATGAGGAAGCTGTTGGATTTTGGCTGCGTGATCATCTCGAGTCGCTCGGGTGGACAGTAGAGTTACAAAAAGTCACCGACACTCAAAACAACATCATCGCCTATTTGAACGACACGCCTCGCGTTTGGCTTTCGACGCATATGGATACGGTGCCGCCGTTTATTGCTCCGGCGGAGGACGACGAGAAGATATATGGCCGCGGTTCGTGCGACGCGAAGGGCATAATTGCAGCGCAGATCACGGCCGCCGAATTGCTGCGTCGAGATGGGATCGAGGATATCGGATTGCTCTACACGGTCGAGGAAGAACGTGCGTCGACCGGAGCGAAGGTCGCGAATGACCATCCTTTGGCGGCGAAGTGCGAGTATCTGATCAACGGCGAACCGACCGACAACGACCTCGCGATAGGTTCAAAGGGAGCGTTTCGGGCAAAAATAAAGACAAGCGGCAAAGCCGCGCATTCGGCCTATCCTGAGATGGGCGATTCCGCGATCGAAAAGTTGCTGGATATACTTGAGGACGTTCGGCATACGAAATTTCCAAACGACGAGTTCTTTGGCGAGACGACGGTCAATCTCGCAACGCTCGACGGCGGCATCGCTCTTAACGTCATTCCGCCGCACGCGGAATGTGGAATTCTCATTCGCCTAACGACACCGATGGAACCGATCCGCGACGCCCTCGAAAATCTCATCCGCGATCGTGGCGAACTCGAGATCATGTCTTACAGCCTGCCGGTCAAAATGCTGGCGGTCGATGGATTCAAACAAAAGGTCGTGCGTTTCACCACCGACATCCCGCACCTGGGCATATGGGGTCAGCCGCTCTTGCTCGGGCCTGGGTCGATACTTGTGGCTCACACGAAAGACGAGTTCGTGTTAAAAAAAGACCTCGAAACGGCGGTCGAATTGTACGTGGCGTTGGTGAAAAGACTTTTGACCGCATAG
- a CDS encoding M23 family metallopeptidase encodes MVLSRGRFVSVCFSFVLLAGCSYSYRQPVGSIVPSPTPVTSRTLADRFSFPVGDGAILTQAKDNKDDWYNALEFGENAHLGEDWNKNTGGNTDCGEPVYAAANGVVTYAADAGVGWGNVIIVEHTLPSGDKVQTLYGHLIEIQKSVGEVKIREQIGKVGNANGRYPCHLHFEIRTANCPDWNKAGGGYANDKTGWTDPSDFIYGRR; translated from the coding sequence ATGGTACTTAGTCGCGGTCGCTTTGTAAGCGTCTGTTTTTCATTTGTCCTGCTCGCGGGCTGCTCGTATAGTTACCGGCAGCCTGTCGGCTCGATCGTGCCGTCGCCGACGCCGGTGACTTCCAGAACATTGGCTGACAGATTTTCATTTCCTGTCGGCGACGGTGCGATCCTTACTCAGGCAAAAGATAACAAGGACGACTGGTACAACGCTCTCGAATTCGGAGAGAACGCACATCTCGGCGAAGATTGGAACAAGAATACCGGCGGCAACACCGACTGCGGCGAACCGGTTTATGCTGCTGCCAATGGCGTCGTCACTTATGCCGCCGACGCCGGAGTTGGCTGGGGAAATGTCATTATCGTCGAACACACACTGCCGTCCGGCGACAAGGTGCAGACGCTCTACGGCCACTTGATCGAGATACAAAAAAGCGTGGGCGAGGTAAAAATTCGTGAGCAAATAGGCAAAGTCGGCAACGCCAACGGCCGCTACCCGTGCCATCTGCACTTCGAGATCCGCACCGCCAATTGCCCCGACTGGAACAAAGCCGGCGGCGGCTACGCCAACGACAAAACGGGCTGGACCGACCCTTCGGACTTTATTTATGGACGCCGCTGA
- a CDS encoding pyridoxal phosphate-dependent aminotransferase yields MMPAQKATGFTLPRRMQGLQPTLIRQFFERALPDSINFGLGEPDLPTPQFLRDEAARISRDEQNGYTSHPGIPALRDLIAEQYPHLNLPRTGVVVTCGSQEAMTDAFMCVIDEGDEVLLPDPSFPAYDACTRIAQGVPVYYRMPADDDFGFDIEHFRSQITDKTKAAVVISPSNPTGKILTEQNLRDIASALDGTGIWLISDEIYSDLYFGERPHSASEFYDSTIIVSGLSKSLSMTGWRLGWAACSDPQIIDAIQVLHGFTTVCTSTITQKASLLGWSPEAEAAKQHAREVYRSRGEFLVKLFETEMGLYATSPEGAFYTMLDVRSLGDDIEVAEKCLQNRVVTVPGVAFGQEAKGFLRISFCNTEEKMAEGVSRMKKALGI; encoded by the coding sequence ATGATGCCGGCACAGAAAGCGACAGGATTTACATTGCCGCGACGAATGCAGGGCTTGCAGCCGACGCTCATTCGTCAGTTTTTTGAGCGGGCGTTGCCCGACAGTATCAATTTCGGTCTCGGCGAACCTGATCTGCCGACGCCGCAGTTTCTGCGTGACGAGGCGGCCCGCATTAGCCGCGACGAACAGAACGGCTACACTTCGCACCCCGGAATTCCTGCATTACGTGACCTGATCGCCGAGCAATATCCCCATCTGAATCTGCCTCGAACGGGCGTCGTCGTGACCTGCGGCTCGCAGGAAGCGATGACCGACGCATTTATGTGCGTGATCGACGAAGGCGACGAAGTGCTGCTGCCCGATCCAAGTTTTCCGGCTTATGATGCCTGCACACGGATCGCACAGGGCGTGCCGGTTTATTATCGAATGCCGGCGGATGACGATTTTGGATTTGATATTGAACATTTCAGATCTCAAATTACGGATAAAACAAAGGCAGCCGTGGTCATCTCGCCTTCGAATCCGACCGGCAAGATCCTGACCGAACAAAACCTCCGCGATATTGCCTCGGCACTCGACGGGACGGGCATTTGGCTGATCTCGGACGAAATATACAGCGATCTCTATTTCGGCGAGCGTCCGCATTCGGCGAGTGAGTTTTACGATAGTACGATCATCGTCAGCGGGCTTTCAAAATCGCTCTCGATGACCGGTTGGCGGCTCGGTTGGGCGGCGTGCAGCGACCCGCAGATCATCGATGCGATTCAAGTGCTGCATGGCTTTACGACAGTTTGTACCTCGACGATCACGCAGAAGGCTTCTCTCCTTGGTTGGTCACCGGAGGCCGAAGCTGCGAAACAGCATGCTCGCGAAGTGTACAGATCTCGCGGCGAATTTCTGGTCAAATTGTTCGAAACGGAAATGGGCCTGTATGCAACCTCGCCGGAAGGTGCTTTTTACACAATGCTCGACGTTCGCTCGCTTGGCGACGATATCGAAGTAGCTGAAAAATGCCTGCAAAACCGCGTCGTGACCGTTCCAGGTGTCGCCTTCGGCCAGGAAGCCAAAGGTTTCTTGCGCATTTCATTCTGCAACACCGAAGAGAAAATGGCCGAGGGCGTCAGCAGGATGAAAAAGGCGTTAGGTATCTAG
- a CDS encoding metallophosphoesterase, which yields MRKIVHLSDIHFGTADPTVVDRLVEKVRELEPDIVVVSGDLTQRAKPREFREARQFLDRLPQPQIVVPGNHDVPLYNVYHRFIRGLDRFRSYISDDLNPAYFDEELGVIGVNTARSLTFKGGRINDEQVKNVRRLMAGHNSEALMVIVTHHPFDIPAGFSDNLIVGRAKRAMPQIADLGGDLFLAGHLHVSNTDTTAARYQLAGGRTALLVQAGTAASARVRGESNSFNLIRYCRPKLYVERFECNSHGVGFEFSKQSSYEKGANGWEQIDSEEK from the coding sequence ATGCGTAAGATCGTCCATCTCTCGGATATTCATTTCGGAACCGCCGACCCGACGGTCGTCGACCGACTTGTCGAAAAGGTCCGTGAATTAGAACCGGACATTGTAGTGGTTTCGGGCGACCTGACGCAGCGGGCAAAGCCCCGTGAGTTTCGCGAAGCGAGGCAATTCCTGGATCGTCTGCCGCAGCCGCAGATCGTTGTGCCCGGTAATCATGACGTCCCGCTCTACAATGTCTACCACCGTTTCATTCGCGGTCTCGACCGCTTTCGAAGCTACATCAGCGACGATCTCAATCCGGCGTATTTCGACGAGGAACTTGGGGTCATTGGCGTAAATACGGCCCGCTCGCTCACGTTCAAGGGCGGGCGGATCAACGACGAACAGGTAAAGAATGTTCGCAGGTTGATGGCGGGCCATAATTCGGAGGCACTGATGGTGATCGTGACACATCATCCGTTCGATATTCCCGCGGGATTTAGTGATAATCTGATCGTGGGCAGGGCAAAACGGGCGATGCCGCAGATCGCAGATCTTGGCGGGGACCTATTTCTCGCGGGCCACCTGCACGTCAGTAATACGGACACGACTGCGGCTCGATATCAGCTCGCCGGAGGCCGAACAGCACTGCTCGTTCAGGCAGGCACCGCCGCATCGGCAAGGGTAAGGGGCGAGTCAAATTCATTTAATCTTATCCGTTATTGCCGGCCGAAATTGTATGTTGAGCGATTCGAATGTAATTCGCACGGCGTCGGATTTGAGTTTTCGAAACAGAGTTCCTACGAAAAAGGGGCAAACGGGTGGGAGCAAATAGATAGTGAAGAAAAATAG
- a CDS encoding 4-hydroxy-tetrahydrodipicolinate synthase, translating to MKSDWLTGCATALVTPFKKDGSIDDACFKKLVERQVKSGVKLLVPCGTTGENVTMEADERLHVIKMTVEIAKRLKAHVIAGTGSNNTAATIDFTRRAREAGADAALVVAPYYNKPTQDGMFAHFSEIARSVKGFPIMLYNVPSRTASNISAETTLRLAEKFDNIVATKEASGDFSQVSHIINGRPKGFKVFSGDDASTIPLIALGADGLVSVCSNEIPKETAKMVEHALNGSFHFARRIHYKILPLMEANFIESSPAPCKFVMKEMGLLEENLRLPLVPVSEAARKKLREVMAGLKLSS from the coding sequence ATGAAAAGTGATTGGTTGACAGGTTGTGCGACGGCGCTTGTTACGCCTTTTAAGAAGGATGGTTCGATCGATGACGCGTGTTTTAAAAAACTCGTCGAACGGCAAGTGAAGAGCGGCGTGAAATTGCTCGTGCCGTGCGGGACGACCGGCGAGAACGTGACGATGGAGGCGGACGAGCGTCTGCACGTCATCAAAATGACGGTGGAGATCGCGAAGCGTCTAAAGGCTCACGTAATCGCCGGAACCGGCAGCAACAACACCGCCGCGACGATCGATTTTACCCGCCGGGCGAGGGAAGCCGGTGCCGACGCGGCGCTTGTCGTCGCTCCGTATTACAACAAACCGACGCAGGATGGAATGTTCGCCCACTTTAGCGAGATCGCTCGATCGGTAAAGGGCTTTCCTATCATGCTGTACAACGTTCCGTCGCGAACAGCGTCGAACATCTCTGCCGAGACCACGCTGCGTCTGGCTGAGAAATTCGACAACATCGTCGCGACAAAGGAAGCATCCGGCGACTTTTCGCAGGTTTCGCACATAATTAACGGCCGTCCAAAAGGATTTAAGGTATTTTCCGGCGACGATGCTTCGACGATCCCACTGATCGCACTCGGAGCTGACGGCCTCGTGTCTGTTTGCTCCAACGAGATCCCAAAGGAAACCGCAAAAATGGTCGAACACGCACTGAATGGTTCGTTTCACTTCGCCCGCAGGATCCATTACAAGATCCTGCCGTTGATGGAGGCCAATTTTATCGAGTCGTCGCCCGCACCATGCAAATTTGTGATGAAGGAAATGGGTTTGCTCGAAGAGAACCTGCGCTTGCCGCTTGTGCCTGTGTCCGAAGCCGCGAGGAAAAAACTCCGCGAAGTGATGGCCGGACTCAAATTGTCGTCGTAG